The following proteins are co-located in the Pseudomonas antarctica genome:
- a CDS encoding carbon starvation CstA family protein has protein sequence MKNNNSLLRHLPWLLLAIVGACALGVVALRRGEAINALWIVVAAVAIYLVAYRYYSLFIANNVMQLDPLRATPAVLNNDGLDYVPTNKHILFGHHFAAIAGAGPLVGPVLAAQMGYLPGTLWLIAGVVLAGAVQDFMVLFLSTRRNGRSLGDMVREEMGRIPGTIALFGCFLIMIIILAVLALIVVKALAESPWGIFTVMATIPIAMFMGVYMRYIRPGRIGEISVIGVLLLLGSIWLGGQIAADPVWAKAFSFTGIQITWMLICYGFVAAVLPVWLILAPRDYLSTFLKIGTIIALAIGILVTMPVLKMPALTQFIDGTGPVWKGGLFPFLFITIACGAVSGFHALISSGTTPKLLDNEVNARYIGYGAMLMESFVAIMAMVAASVIEPGVYFAMNSPAAVVGADVVTVAQTVSSWGFAITPEALTAVAHDIGETTILARAGGAPTLAVGIAQILHSVLPGENTMAFWYHFAILFEALFILTAVDAGTRAGRFMLQDLLGSFVPSLKRTDSWPANLIATAGCVAMWGYLLYQGVIDPLGGINTLWPLFGISNQMLAGIALMLATVVLIKMKRQRYIWVTMLPAVWLLICTVTAGFIKLFDANPAIGFLSLAKKYSDALAGGQILAPAKNIDQMQHVIWNAYTNATLTALFLFVVFSILFYALKVGVAAWGNKERTDKEAPFQAVPDA, from the coding sequence TAGCCTGCTACGCCACCTACCCTGGCTGCTGCTGGCAATCGTAGGAGCGTGCGCCCTGGGCGTAGTGGCCTTGCGCCGCGGCGAGGCGATCAACGCCTTGTGGATTGTGGTCGCTGCAGTGGCCATCTATCTGGTTGCGTACCGTTACTACAGTCTGTTCATCGCTAACAATGTGATGCAACTTGATCCACTGCGGGCCACCCCGGCAGTGCTCAATAATGATGGTCTGGACTACGTGCCGACCAACAAACACATCCTATTCGGTCACCACTTTGCGGCGATTGCCGGTGCAGGCCCGTTGGTCGGCCCGGTACTGGCGGCGCAAATGGGCTACCTGCCAGGCACCCTGTGGCTGATTGCCGGGGTGGTGCTGGCCGGTGCGGTGCAAGACTTCATGGTCCTGTTCCTGTCCACCCGTCGCAACGGCCGTTCCCTGGGGGACATGGTTCGCGAAGAGATGGGCCGCATTCCCGGGACCATCGCGCTGTTTGGCTGTTTCCTGATCATGATCATCATCCTCGCGGTGCTGGCGCTGATCGTGGTCAAGGCCCTGGCCGAGAGCCCTTGGGGCATCTTCACGGTGATGGCAACTATCCCGATCGCGATGTTCATGGGCGTGTATATGCGCTACATCCGCCCGGGCCGCATTGGTGAGATCTCGGTGATCGGCGTGCTGTTGCTGCTGGGTTCGATCTGGCTGGGCGGGCAGATTGCCGCTGACCCGGTCTGGGCCAAGGCCTTCTCCTTCACCGGCATCCAGATCACCTGGATGCTGATCTGCTACGGTTTCGTCGCGGCGGTACTGCCGGTGTGGCTGATCCTGGCACCACGGGACTACCTCTCCACCTTCCTCAAAATCGGCACCATCATCGCCCTGGCGATCGGCATCCTGGTCACCATGCCCGTGCTGAAAATGCCGGCACTGACCCAATTCATCGACGGCACCGGCCCGGTGTGGAAGGGCGGCCTGTTCCCGTTCCTGTTCATCACCATTGCCTGTGGCGCGGTCTCGGGTTTCCATGCGCTGATTTCCTCGGGCACCACGCCCAAGCTGCTGGATAACGAAGTCAACGCCCGTTACATCGGCTACGGCGCGATGCTGATGGAGTCGTTCGTTGCCATCATGGCCATGGTTGCTGCTTCGGTGATCGAGCCGGGCGTGTACTTCGCCATGAACAGCCCGGCTGCCGTGGTCGGTGCGGATGTGGTGACTGTGGCACAAACCGTCAGCAGCTGGGGCTTTGCGATTACCCCGGAAGCCTTGACGGCGGTGGCGCATGACATCGGCGAAACCACCATCCTGGCGCGTGCCGGCGGTGCGCCGACGCTTGCGGTGGGTATCGCGCAGATCCTGCACAGTGTGCTGCCGGGTGAAAACACCATGGCATTCTGGTACCACTTTGCGATCCTGTTCGAAGCCTTGTTCATCCTGACGGCGGTGGATGCCGGTACACGTGCGGGTCGCTTCATGCTGCAAGACCTGCTCGGCTCCTTCGTGCCGTCCCTCAAGCGAACTGACTCCTGGCCGGCCAACCTGATTGCGACCGCCGGTTGCGTGGCGATGTGGGGGTACCTGCTGTACCAAGGCGTGATCGACCCGCTCGGTGGCATCAACACCTTGTGGCCGCTGTTCGGTATCTCCAACCAGATGCTGGCCGGTATCGCGCTGATGCTCGCCACCGTTGTGCTGATCAAAATGAAACGCCAACGCTACATCTGGGTGACCATGTTGCCGGCTGTCTGGCTGCTGATCTGCACCGTGACCGCAGGCTTCATCAAGCTGTTCGACGCTAACCCGGCGATCGGCTTCCTGTCGCTGGCCAAGAAGTACAGCGATGCCCTGGCCGGCGGCCAGATCCTCGCCCCGGCCAAGAACATCGACCAGATGCAGCACGTGATCTGGAACGCCTACACCAACGCAACGCTGACGGCGCTGTTCCTGTTCGTGGTGTTCAGCATCCTGTTCTATGCGCTCAAAGTCGGCGTCGCCGCTTGGGGCAACAAAGAGCGTACGGATAAAGAAGCCCCGTTCCAGGCCGTACCGGACGCGTAA